The Pelmatolapia mariae isolate MD_Pm_ZW linkage group LG10_11, Pm_UMD_F_2, whole genome shotgun sequence genome includes a region encoding these proteins:
- the prune gene encoding exopolyphosphatase PRUNE1 → MEEFLTSCQRAVKLSSDQVGPGFHVVLGNEACDIDSMVSALAYAYFLSKTAPGEMLILPLLNTRQSELRLRSDSVFLLRRAALSLDLLVFRDQLDLRALQRAGRLRLTLVDHNVLPSSDSDLEEAVAEVIDHHQLERDPSPTCPVTVETVGSCATLVTERIIQKAPEILDLQLAHLLYAAIVVDCVDMSPAAGKVTPKDSQYAAALENRFPALPQRGALFQELHRAKLDVSGLNTEEMLLKDMKAVSGTLNLSVSVLYISLQEFLQREDLEAELSCFCQKYGYDLLLLMTIFFTESKEPIRELAVFSHSPTCREQVSQYLEQAQSPALNLSPLSSPHSHISAYHQGNSLASRKKLLPIVKDFLTTWDGYGCPGDREELSQVPPTPMNSLVEGSPLDNGLPRITSQALEEKFSQMVNRTDL, encoded by the exons ATGGAGGAGTTTCTGACGAGCTGCCAGCGGGCCGTgaag TTGAGCTCGGACCAGGTCGGCCCAGGGTTCCACGTTGTCCTAGGAAATGAAGCTTGTGACATTGACTCCATGGTATCTGCCCTGGCCTATGCCTACTTCCTGTCTAAG ACTGCACCCGGCGAGATGCTCATTCTGCCGCTGCTGAACACCCGTCAATCGGAGCTGCGGCTGCGCTCGGACAGCGTCTTCCTGCTGCGCCGTGCCGCTCTGTCTCTGGACCTCCTCGTCTTCAGGGACCAGCTGGACCTGCGAGCGCTGCAGCGGGCCGGCCGCCTGCGGCTCACGTTGGTCGACCACAACGTGCTGCCCAG TTCAGACAGCGACCTAGAGGAGGCGGTTGCAGAGGTGATCGACCACCACCAGCTAGAGAGGGACCCCTCCCCCACCTGTCCTGTTACTGTGGAAACAGTGGGATCCTGTGCTACCTTGGTGACAGAGCGCATCATTCAAAAAGCTCCAGAGATCCTGGACCTGCAGCTTGCTCACCTGCTTTACG CTGCCATTGTGGTGGACTGCGTGGACATGTCACCTGCTGCAGGTAAAGTCACTCCCAAAGACAGTCAGTATGCTGCAGCGCTGGAGAACCGATTCCCTGCTCTGCCACAGAGGGGCGCTCTCTTCCAGGAGCTGCACAGAGCCAAGTTGGATGTCTCAG GTCTGAACACAGAGGAGATGTTGTTGAAGGACATGAAAGCTGTTTCAGGAACTTTGAATCTCTCCGTTTCTGTTCTCTACATCTCACTGCAG gagtTCCTGCAGAGGGAGGACTTGGAGGCGGAGctttcatgtttctgtcagaAGTATGGATATGatttgctgctgctgatgacaATCTTCTTCACTGAGAGCAAAGAGCCAATCAGAGAACTTGCTGTGTTCAGCCACAGCCCCACCTGCAGGGAACAG GTGAGCCAGTACCTGGAACAAGCCCAAAGCCCCGCCCTCAACCTGAGTCCACTCAGCAGCCCCCACTCTCACATCTCAGCCTATCACCAAG GAAACTCACTGGCGTCTCGGAAGAAGCTCCTCCCCATCGTGAAAGACTTCCTGACGACGTGGGATGGGTACGGTTGCCCGGGAGACAGGGAGGAGCTGTCTCAGGTCCCGCCCACCCCGATGAACAGCCTGGTGGAGGGCTCCCCTCTGGACAACGGTCTGCCTCGCATCACCTCCCAGGCCCTGGAGGAGAAGTTCAGCCAGATGGTCAACAggactgacctctga
- the myo1eb gene encoding myosin IEb: MGSKERYHWQAQNVKVSGVDDMVLLSKINEDAITDNLKKRYMDDYIFTYIGPVLISVNPFKQLPYFTEREVELYQGAAQYENPPHIYALADNMYRNMMIDSENQCVIISGESGAGKTVAAKYIMSYVSKVSGGGDKVQHVKDIILQSNPLLEAFGNAKTVRNNNSSRFGKYFEIQFSRGGAPDGGKISNFLLEKSRVVSQNQGERNFHIYYQLLGGATAEQRENLGVTTPDYYNYLNQTGTYTVEDVNDKKEFSDTMEAMSVVGLSLEDQDSVLQLVAGILHLGNISFREENNYAVVESQDFLAFPAYLLGISQDGLCNKLTSRIMDSKWGGKTESISVTLNTEQACFSRDALSKALYARLFDFLVDCINKAMQKEQEELNIGVLDIYGFEIFQQNGFEQFCINFVNEKLQQIFIELTLKAEQEEYVQEGIKWTPIEYFNNKVVCDLIESKLNPPGIMSILDDVCATMHAKGEGADQTLLQKLQGQIGSHEHFSSWNKGFIVHHYAGKVSYDVSGFCERNRDVLFNDIIELMQSSEFPFIRALFPENLEAEKRGRPTTASSKIKKQANSLVQTLMKCTPHYIRCIKPNETKRSRDWEENRVRHQVEYLGLRENIRVRRAGYAYRRVFNKFLQRYAILTKESWPQWRGDERQGVLHLLNSVNMDQDQFQLGKTKVFIKAPESLFLLEEMRERKYNGYARVIQKAWRKHIAVRKYVKMREEASDVVLNKKERRRNSINRNFVGDYIGTDNHPEIRQFVGRRERIDFADVVGKYDRRFRSVKRDLILTPKFLYMIGREKVKHGPDKGQIQEVLKRKIEINKIQSVSLSTLQDDFFIIHEEEYDSVLQSVFKTEFLSLLVKRYEDKTQRKLPLKFNNLLEFKVKKGGWGPFSSSGSRQIQFQVGQGDEAVLKPSGKALQVSIGPGLPKNSRPTRKDNRKSRYMGNRAPPSNQQHSASRSRRGGALKEGSAYSRGSLLRQQSSMEQPTLPRLQNQRRHDSRPHQNQDMGFMDVPDQGAAGVHRRRSKEVKPPPGAGRPKPKPRTPHCRALYAYDAQDTDELSFNAEDVIEIVTEDPSGWWFGRLRGREGMFPGNYVEKI; this comes from the exons GGGAGTAAGGAGCGTTACCATTGGCAGGCTCAGAATGTGAAGGTGAGCGGCGTTGATGACATGGTGCTGCTGTCCAAGATCAACGAGGACGCCATCACAGACAACCTGAAGAAGAGATATATGGACGACTACATCTTT ACTTACATTGGTCCAGTGCTGATCTCTGTGAATCCGTTCAAACAGCTGCCGTATTTCACCGAGAGGGAAGTGGAGCTTTACCAGGGAGCG GCTCAGTACGAGAACCCCCCCCACATCTACGCACTGGCTGACAACATGTACAGAAACATGATGATAGACAGCGAGAACCAGTGTGTCATCATCAG CGGCGAGAGCGGCGCCGGAAAAACTGTTGCTGCCAAATACATCATGAGCTACGTGTCCAAAGTGTCCGGAGGAGGCGACAAAGTTCAG CACGTCAAAGACATCATCCTGCAGTCCAACCCTCTGCTCGAGGCCTTCGGAAACGCCAAAACCGTCCGCAACAACAACTCTAGCAGATTC GGCAAATACTTCGAGATCCAGTTCAGCCGAGGAGGAGCTCCTGATGGAGGCAAAATCTCCAACTTCCTGCTGGAGAAAAGTCGAGTCGTCTCTCAGAATCAAGGAGAGAGAAACTTCCACATCTACTACCAG CTGCTGGGAGGGGCTACCGCAGAGCAGAGGGAGAACCTCGGGGTCACGACCCCTGACTACTACAACTACCTCAACCAAACAGGAACCTACACGGTGGAGGACGTTAACGACAAGAAGGAGTTCTCGGATACGATG gaGGCCATGTCAGTGGTCGGTCTGTCTCTGGAAGATCAGGATTCAGTTCTTCAGCTCGTTGCAGGAATTCTTCATCTGGGAAACATCAGCTTCAGAGAGGAGAACAACTACGCTGTGGTGGAGAGCCAGGACT TCCTGGCCTTTCCGGCCTACCTGCTGGGGATCTCTCAGGACGGTCTCTGCAATAAGCTGACCAGCAGGATTATGGACAGTAAGTGGGGCGGGAAGACCGAGTCCATCTCGGTGACCCTGAACACCGAGCAGGCCTGTTTCTCCAGAGACGCCCTGTCCAAAGCGCTGTACGCCCGACTCTTCGACTTCCTCGTCGAT TGTATTAATAAAGCCATGCAGAAGGAGCAGGAGGAGCTCAACATCGGAGTCCTCGACATCTACGGCTTCGAGATCTTCCAG caaaATGGTTTCGAGCAGTTTTGCATCAACTTTGTGAACGAGAAGCTGCAGCAGATTTTTATTGAGCTCACTCTGAAGGCTGAGCAG GAGGAATACGTACAGGAGGGAATCAAATGGACTCCCATCGAATATTTTAACAACAAGGTGGTCTGTGACCTCATCGAGTCCAAACTG AATCCTCCTGGGATCATGAGCATCCTGGACGACGTGTGCGCCACGATGCACGCTAAAGGTGAGGGGGCGGATCAGACCCTGCTGCAGAAATTACAGGGACAGATTGGATCTCACGAACACTTCAGCAGCTGGAACAAAGGATTCATTGTCCACCACTATGCTGGAAAG GTGTCGTATGATGTCAGTGGGTTCTGTGAGAGGAACAGAGATGTGTTGTTCAATGACATCATCGAGCTGATGCAGAGCAGCGAGTT TCCGTTCATCAGAGCTCTGTTCCCTGAGAACCTGGAGGCAGAGAAGCGAGGGCGACCGACCACCGCTAGCAGTAAGATCAAG AAACAAGCTAATAGTCTAGTGCAGACCCTGATGAAGTGCACCCCCCACTACATCCGCTGCATCAAGCCCAATGAAACCAAACGCTCCCGGGACTGGGAGGAGAACCGGGTCAGACACCAGGTGGAGTACCTGGGCCTGCGAGAGAACATCAGAGTCCGTCGAGCTGGATATGCTTACAGACGAGTCTTCAATAAGTTCCTGCAGAG GTACGCCATCCTGACGAAGGAGTCCTGGCCTCAGTGGAGAGGTGACGAGCGTCAGGGAGTGCTGCACCTCCTCAACTCGGTCAATATGGACCAGGATCAGTTCCAGCTGGGGAAGACCAAAGTCTTCATCAAAGCTCCAGAGTCG CTCTTTCTGTTGGAGGAGATGAGGGAGAGGAAATATAACGGGTATGCTCGCGTCATCCAGAAGGCGTGGCGCAAACACATTGCTGTTCGCAAATACGTCAAGATGAGGGAGGAAG CCTCTGATGTTGTGCTGAACAAAAAAGAGCGCCGCAGAAACAGCATCAATAGGAACTTTGTGGGTGATTATATCGGGACTGATAACCATCCTGAGATCAGACAGTTTGTCGGCCGCAGAGAGAGAATTGATTTTGCTGACGTCGTGGGGAAATATGACCGTAGATTCAGG TCCGTGAAGAGAGACCTTATCCTGACACCAAAGTTCCTTTACATGATTGGTCGGGAGAAGGTGAAACATGGTCCAGATAAAGGTCAAATCCAGGAAGTTCTCAAGAGGAAGATTGAGATCAACAAAATCCAGTCTGTTTCTCTGAG CACTCTTCAGGATGACTTCTTCATCATCCACGAAGAGGAGTACGACAGCGTTCTTCAGAGTGTCTTTAAAACTGAGTTTCTGAGTCTGCTGGTCAAACGTTATGAGGACAAAACGCAGAGGAAGTTGCCACTAAAATTCAATAACCT CCTGGAGTTTAAGGTGAAGAAAGGTGGCTGGGGTCCGTTCAGCTCCTCGGGATCCAGACAGATACAGTTCCAGGTGGGTCAGGGTGACGAGGCAGTCCTGAAGCCCAGCGGAAAGGCCCTGCAGGTCTCCATCGGACCGGGTCTGCCTAAAAACTCCC GTCCCACCCGGAAAGACAACCGCAAGAGCCGCTACATGGGAAACCGTGCTCCACCCAGTAACCAGCAACACTCGG CATCTCGCTCCAGAAGGGGTGGAGCCCTGAAGGAGGGCAGTGCCTACTCCAGAGGCTCGTTGCTGAGACAGCAGTCTAGCATGGAGCAACCTACCCTGCCCCGCCTCCAGAACCAGCGTCGCCATGACAGTCGTCCCCATCAAAACCAGGATATGGGCTTTATGGATGTTCCCGATCAGGGTGCCGCAGG GGTACACCGGCGCCGTTCAAAGGAGGTGAAGCCTCCTCCTGGAGCGGGTCGACCCAAACCGAAGCCCCGAACTCCTCACTGCAGAGCTCTGTACGCCTACGATGCCCAGGACACCGATGAGCTTAGCTTCAATGCTGAGGACGTTATTGAGATAGTCACTGAAG ATCCATCTGGTTGGTGGTTTGGTCGCTTGCGGGGCAGAGAGGGGATGTTCCCTGGAAACTATGTGGAGAAGATCTAG